Genomic window (Streptomyces sp. RerS4):
CCTCCAACTTCGGCGCCTGGTACATCGCGCAGGTGCTGGACGCGCTGACCTCCAACCCGGACGTGTGGGCCCGTACCGCGCTGTTCATCACGTACGACGAGAACGACGGCTTCTTCGACCACGTCGTCCCGCCGTACGCCCCCGCGGGCGCCCACCAGGGTCTGTCGACGGCGCCCACCGCCCTGGACGTCTTCCCCGGCAAGCCCGGCTACGTCGCCGGGCCGTACGGCCTGGGTCCGCGCGTGCCGATGCTGGTGGTCTCCCCGTGGAGCACCGGCGGTTACTCCTGCTCCGAGACCTTCGACCACACCTCGGTCATCCGGTTCATGGAGCAGCGTTTCGGCGTGCGGGAGCCCAACATCTCGCCCTGGCGTCGCGCCGTCTGCGGTGACCTGACGTCGGCCTTCGACTTCGCCCGGAAGGACACCGGCACGGTCCGGCTGCCCGACACCGGCAGGTGGGAGCCGCAGGACCGCGAACGCCACCCCGACTTCCGGGCCGTCGCCCCGGCCGTGGGCTCGATGCCGCGCCAGGAGAGGGGGCAGCGCCCGACGCGTGCGTTGAAGTACGCCCCGTACGTGGACGGCGCGGCGCTCACCGAAGAGGGCAAGTTCCGGCTGACGTTCAGCGGCGGCCCGGACCTGGGCGCGCAGTTCCACGTCACCGCCGCCAACCGGACCGACGCGCCTTGGACGTACACCACCGAGGCCGGCAAGTCGATCTCGGACACCTGGAACACCCGCTACTCGGCGGGCGTCACCGACCTGACCGTGCACGGCCCCAACGGCTTCCTGCGCGGCTTCCGCAACCCCGGCACCACCCTGGGCCCCGAGGTCACCGCCCGCCACAACGCCACCACGGGCAACCTGGACCTCACCCTCACCAACGCCGGGGCGTCGACCGCCACGCTGACGGTCACCAACGCCTACGGTGGCGGGCCGAAGCGCCTCACGGTCGCCAAGGGCGCAACCGTCACGTACTCCGTCCCGCTGAAGAACACCAAGCACTGGTACGACGTGACGGTCACCGCGTCCGAGACCCCGGACTTCGGCCGCCGCTTCGCGGGCAAGGTCGAGACCGGCGCGGCCGGTC
Coding sequences:
- a CDS encoding phosphocholine-specific phospholipase C; amino-acid sequence: MAELNRRRFLQLTGGAAALTLLNESIARAASIPAQGTTGTIADVEHIVVLMQENRSFDHYFGALRGVRGFGDPRPVTLPSGKSVWHQADNAGKETLPFRPPSDDLGMEYLQGLNHDWAGGQSAFNKGKYDNWVPAKTPATMAYLTREDIPFHYALADAFTICDAYHCSFIGSTDPNRYYLWSGHTGNDGKGGGPVLNNAEAGYGWTTYPERLEAAGISWKVYQDIGDGLDAAGSWGWINDAFRGNYGDNSLLYFNTYRGAQPGNPLFDKARTGTNAKAGEGYFDRLRADVAAGALPQVSWIAAPEAFSEHSNWPSNFGAWYIAQVLDALTSNPDVWARTALFITYDENDGFFDHVVPPYAPAGAHQGLSTAPTALDVFPGKPGYVAGPYGLGPRVPMLVVSPWSTGGYSCSETFDHTSVIRFMEQRFGVREPNISPWRRAVCGDLTSAFDFARKDTGTVRLPDTGRWEPQDRERHPDFRAVAPAVGSMPRQERGQRPTRALKYAPYVDGAALTEEGKFRLTFSGGPDLGAQFHVTAANRTDAPWTYTTEAGKSISDTWNTRYSAGVTDLTVHGPNGFLRGFRNPGTTLGPEVTARHNATTGNLDLTLTNAGASTATLTVTNAYGGGPKRLTVAKGATVTYSVPLKNTKHWYDVTVTASETPDFGRRFAGKVETGAAGLSDPAILTEQSS